One window of Paenibacillus albicereus genomic DNA carries:
- a CDS encoding D-alanyl-D-alanine carboxypeptidase family protein produces MKARLTPALAKPVISAIMAASLLAGSCVATSTIPAAYAAATTNTAANAAADAPAAKPAAIPSYPDKNPSSNPLELAVSAAIVIDADTGQLLYSYNIDQPLPPASMTKMMTEYMVLRAVKEGKLSWEQEISVSKEAASTPADGSQIYLAEGDTHTVKELYTAMSVASANDATIALATQLGGSEAKFVEMMNATAKEIGLTTATFTSSTGLLDTTVIAAKDTAKLAMTILKEHPEFLDYSKIPSIKFRERDEKPMINNDWMLEGNKGNANFAQYTYDGVDGMKTGFLNAAGYCFTGTVKRGDTRLISVVYGTQNKGKRFLETRKLYDWAFSNLERKTIVQPKSVVESAETVTLAKGKSKTVAVATESDFTLMVKKGATPQAAVSSTSLPADGELVAPVKAGQKIGTVTYEYKDPETGAVATKQLNLVATQDVDKAGWFSLMMRGIGEFFSGLFKGIVNLF; encoded by the coding sequence TTGAAAGCAAGATTGACTCCGGCCCTTGCAAAGCCGGTCATCTCCGCTATCATGGCGGCCTCCCTGCTCGCAGGATCCTGCGTGGCGACTTCGACGATTCCAGCTGCCTATGCGGCAGCGACTACCAATACGGCTGCAAATGCAGCGGCCGATGCCCCCGCCGCGAAGCCTGCGGCCATTCCAAGTTACCCGGATAAGAACCCGAGCTCCAACCCGCTTGAACTGGCGGTGAGCGCCGCGATCGTCATCGATGCGGACACCGGCCAGCTGCTGTACAGCTACAATATCGATCAGCCGCTGCCACCCGCAAGCATGACCAAGATGATGACCGAGTATATGGTGCTCAGAGCGGTCAAGGAAGGCAAGCTCAGCTGGGAGCAGGAAATCTCCGTCAGCAAGGAAGCGGCGAGCACGCCGGCCGACGGCTCGCAGATTTATTTGGCCGAGGGCGATACGCATACGGTCAAGGAGCTTTATACGGCGATGTCCGTGGCCTCGGCTAACGATGCGACGATTGCGCTTGCGACGCAGCTCGGCGGCAGCGAAGCGAAATTCGTGGAGATGATGAACGCCACAGCCAAGGAAATCGGGCTGACGACGGCGACCTTCACCAGCTCGACCGGCTTGCTGGATACGACCGTGATCGCGGCCAAAGACACGGCCAAGCTCGCGATGACGATCCTCAAGGAGCATCCTGAATTTCTGGACTATTCCAAGATTCCTTCCATCAAGTTCCGCGAGCGGGACGAGAAGCCGATGATCAACAACGACTGGATGCTCGAAGGCAACAAGGGCAACGCCAACTTCGCCCAGTATACGTACGATGGGGTGGACGGCATGAAGACCGGCTTCCTGAACGCGGCCGGCTACTGCTTTACGGGCACGGTCAAACGCGGCGACACGCGTCTTATCAGCGTCGTCTATGGCACCCAGAACAAGGGCAAGCGCTTCTTGGAGACGCGCAAGCTGTACGATTGGGCGTTCTCCAACCTGGAGCGCAAGACGATCGTGCAGCCCAAATCGGTCGTAGAATCGGCCGAAACGGTTACACTAGCCAAAGGCAAGAGCAAGACCGTGGCGGTCGCGACGGAATCGGACTTTACGCTCATGGTCAAGAAGGGCGCGACGCCGCAGGCGGCCGTCTCCTCGACCAGCCTGCCGGCTGACGGCGAGCTTGTCGCTCCGGTAAAGGCGGGCCAGAAGATCGGAACGGTCACGTACGAATACAAGGATCCGGAAACGGGCGCGGTCGCGACGAAGCAGCTCAATCTCGTGGCGACGCAGGACGTCGACAAAGCCGGTTGGTTCTCCCTCATGATGCGCGGCATCGGAGAGTTCTTCTCGGGCCTGTTCAAAGGCATCGTGAATTTGTTTTAA
- the pdxS gene encoding pyridoxal 5'-phosphate synthase lyase subunit PdxS — protein sequence MLETGTSRVKRGMAEMQKGGVIMDVMNAEQAKIAEAAGATAVMALERVPSDIRAAGGVARMADPTVLEEVMKVVSIPVMAKARIGHYVEARVLEALGADYIDESEVLTPADEVFHIDKREFTVPFVCGAKDLGEALRRIQEGASMMRTKGEPGTGNIVEAVRHMRLITGQIRKVQSLSKDELYAEAKNLGVPYELLLNVHETGKLPVVNFAAGGVATPSDAALMMHLGADGVFVGSGIFKSDNPERFARAIVEATTHYTDYKLIAEVSKNLGAPMKGIEISKLAAHERMSDRGW from the coding sequence ATGTTGGAGACAGGTACATCCCGCGTCAAGCGCGGCATGGCAGAAATGCAAAAAGGCGGCGTCATCATGGACGTCATGAATGCGGAGCAGGCAAAAATCGCAGAGGCTGCGGGCGCTACGGCGGTCATGGCGCTCGAGCGCGTGCCGTCCGATATCCGCGCGGCCGGCGGCGTCGCCCGCATGGCGGACCCGACGGTCCTCGAAGAGGTCATGAAGGTCGTCTCCATCCCGGTCATGGCCAAAGCCCGGATCGGCCACTATGTTGAAGCTCGCGTGCTGGAAGCGCTGGGCGCGGATTATATCGACGAGAGCGAAGTGCTCACGCCTGCCGATGAAGTGTTCCATATCGACAAGCGCGAATTCACCGTGCCTTTCGTATGCGGCGCCAAGGATCTGGGAGAAGCTCTCCGCCGCATCCAAGAAGGCGCGTCTATGATGCGCACGAAGGGCGAGCCGGGAACGGGCAACATCGTCGAGGCCGTGCGCCACATGCGCCTGATTACCGGCCAAATCCGCAAAGTGCAGAGCCTGTCCAAGGATGAGCTGTACGCCGAAGCGAAAAATCTCGGCGTGCCTTACGAGCTGCTGCTGAACGTGCATGAAACGGGCAAGCTGCCGGTCGTCAACTTCGCCGCAGGCGGCGTAGCGACCCCTTCCGACGCGGCCCTCATGATGCATCTGGGCGCAGACGGCGTGTTCGTCGGCTCCGGTATTTTCAAGTCCGACAATCCCGAACGGTTCGCCCGCGCGATCGTCGAAGCGACGACCCACTATACGGACTACAAGCTGATCGCGGAAGTGTCCAAAAACCTGGGCGCGCCGATGAAAGGCATTGAAATCTCCAAGCTGGCGGCGCATGAGCGCATGTCGGACCGCGGCTGGTAA
- the pdxT gene encoding pyridoxal 5'-phosphate synthase glutaminase subunit PdxT, translated as MVNPFAGAVGAEEEGKYMALKIGVLALQGAVAEHIRSLRSAGAEAVPVKRPEELEALDGLVVPGGESTTIGKLMRKYGFIEAIRQFHAEGKPLFGTCAGLIVLAKEIEGGEESHLGLMDMTVVRNAFGRQRESFETELDIKGIDEPVRAVFIRAPLIGRVGPGVDVLSVYKDEIVAAREGSLLAASFHPELTDDYRLHAYFAEMVREVSEAKTQA; from the coding sequence CTGGTAAATCCCTTCGCGGGAGCAGTCGGAGCAGAGGAAGAAGGCAAATACATGGCACTTAAAATAGGCGTCCTCGCGCTGCAAGGCGCGGTGGCCGAGCATATCCGCAGCCTCCGATCTGCGGGAGCCGAAGCCGTGCCGGTCAAGCGTCCCGAGGAGCTGGAAGCGCTGGACGGACTGGTCGTTCCCGGCGGGGAAAGCACGACGATCGGCAAGCTGATGCGCAAATACGGCTTCATCGAGGCGATCCGTCAGTTTCATGCCGAAGGCAAGCCGCTGTTCGGCACCTGCGCGGGACTGATCGTCCTGGCCAAAGAAATCGAAGGCGGCGAGGAGTCCCATCTGGGACTGATGGACATGACCGTCGTACGCAACGCCTTCGGCCGCCAGCGGGAAAGCTTCGAGACGGAGCTCGACATCAAGGGCATCGACGAGCCGGTCCGCGCCGTGTTCATCCGCGCGCCGCTCATCGGCCGCGTCGGACCGGGCGTGGACGTGCTGTCGGTGTACAAGGACGAGATCGTCGCGGCCCGAGAGGGCTCGCTGCTCGCAGCGTCATTCCACCCGGAGCTGACGGACGATTACCGGCTTCATGCCTACTTCGCGGAGATGGTCCGCGAGGTATCCGAGGCCAAGACGCAAGCATAA